From Anopheles darlingi chromosome 2, idAnoDarlMG_H_01, whole genome shotgun sequence, the proteins below share one genomic window:
- the LOC125952062 gene encoding nipped-B protein isoform X1 gives MSDRDVPSVPITTLAGLTSLSDLLSELPISDSLSVSASLNRSLLFHPRVAEEANNLLATRDDALTAQLVAAIEQTNSDSIELRDQYPQPTVAANGGSPNDGPPLLQAIHSCRPNVFQSPYNPLIHQMFSSAVTLGTGNQQAATQQQQQQQQKLTATSQTQFYNLPNESYQNEQQQSYTQQQLSVEQLQTLFQSQQQQLQLQQSSQQAISQQAVVNRQLLQSNASFTPLQMPTIQQQPMTMIQQQQHQQQQTINMQNVPYTFNPAENNLQQQQLFQQQQQQLPPQQQTQVNQNVIVSHAAATNQTVLSVDPSQSQGVIQQSSFASSGTTIASAAGGQALHPATVLQQNHIITPQQQNSNVINQTTNNIHSASNQQHQYQQQQQQHQQPPANYPLIQHQQMQSQSQQSHLNNGGSVTSVGATGMNHQPSTYQQLPETAPRNNEYLQQQQQSKNLDARGRPSPAQGSTAPETVPPQQTTTNSFKGPQQARTQTLLTPNEPRPRGAGGGGGGGGGSSLVASATPAINTPIDVSQELMRAAWIATQQGMSQAPKPVPSTSAVVNSGPSTTAAAASAGASAVKTEAIDPKVLSRFVPLSEVNSVKLQNLNVRVDQLTEKQLELLQTNQKQFIADEPELAEKIGLVKRSYDQIFSSMKEDQQRSVASMWALKRKAQEQRAEENPEDYLSKPKVRRVERQAAPVVKRMPIEQLMASNTYQRFMSVMGNIFDHLDETETPTVEDEQYECIPTGLLNTISTEAAKLKARHGIDAIPENRLSRLIRYAMRSVHAARNLSGSELQDDLVGDECIEKILNAVEAALLVCCLYTSKGTKFLEEDNIDAIIKMVQFQLRETLFPSYDPVYSVETKMKGGSGKKKKKISYQQKGISVLYTKIVELTKQLVTMFESFHFVDTIVIHASSLGVEPFFVDNIETLQFVCLDLVTTLFQNEKYAHHRHNIVSDILTSFDRLPHSKRNLRPYKLVNNGGNIQMITALVLQLIQSSVILPESLGPEGSAGGKQRGSNSTQNNAAAVELALGGTKSTDLFIFGKYDTAMSIGGNFLTTFLDKCKSRSNETDFRPLFENFIHDLLTTVNKPEWPAAELLLSLLGTMFVKKMGDKNVEQSIRVVSLEYLGIVAARLRKDTVESRCKVKTMDTLIRYIKIEQEKEGDEPLNNSDIQLDEEEERTEFLQKILLDFLAVNAHEGNVVWNHARHFYITQWYRDLMQRKKKIVEGEKGYASRKKGSSSTKKRKKHATSDTDDSDDDSDGGEEPIREGIDQELNSEIFRMLDTRKQYYLSQIACFQRGGVRTGSGGNYEIKTYIDYSNANLIAQYLASKRSFSQSYDKYLQKIILVVREPVVAIRTRAMKCLASIVEVDQMVLARKDMQMGVQQKLLDTAISVREAAVDLVGKYILSDPDLIDQYYEMISQRILDTGVSVRKRVIKILRDICIEYPAQEKIPDICVKMIRRVNDEEGIQKLVMEVFMTMWFTPCNDNDKAAMDRKITQIIDVVCSSHETGTQGFDALLKTIFEPKESKEDSKLKKEIPKTLIKACQQIVDGLVDATMRLEGAESQRLVGCITALHLFAKIQPQLLVNHAITLEPYLNTRCQNAITTKFVSSIAEILEQVVPLMDHPSEVFLADLESHLMMMIVSQSRTIVLSCVSCLATVVNKITKNYKLIRDCFYKLYYQGLVCIKDKLRADPSIPIEQVYRPQFRRSIFTVGLIMRYFDFRLPEVYGAPRSGDDSVTPKSSLPANICEDVFATLAFFLSCAHREVCREALTSMGNFCVKNYEYLTKVELRDYYNYLLTHDTVLTDMKIAVLKNILMYLTEEENKMVRNDKEWSKQSQTEDLKEMGDVSSGMASRVIQIYLKEILRSFLHRECGVRMWAMRVIEIVLRQGLVHPVQIVPYLICLSTDPEKEAAHSADRHLQEIDKQYPGFVNMKSHAGMQLSYELQELLQRDDANPGSSLVRGFRVKDPQEPPAAMNGFLYTLLRGTKPQRRALIQSITKQFDDGKTSLKQMLYLADNLAYFPYAVHDEPLYIIHHVDVLISVTGTNLLAAFREGLKPLPGTETSNEQPNPLEDDDDDDQEAILQRLPEDTAELETCIRSAQGCMLLLILKQHLKDIYGITDSKISTYSPSDGGKLNDKAMQRRSNSLFDPKATIALLKENRPAGAAQTEQDRIELVQRYLDFKQLMLKLDPDDPDLLEEEDKPNSASGTPVKQNPATTSNALGGTTAGYNSNIQHNHSAVNAISNNVHVNNNAPLANSAHDAAAPMQQNDYTNRSTGNVVVPPKTVKSSTKAQSTPSARKHGSSGVGSRRTVRKKKRKLSSSEEEDSDGSGEDND, from the exons ATGAGTGATCGTGATGTCCCTAGCGTTCCAATAACAACCCTCGCCGGTCTCACCAGCCTTTCAGACC TGCTCAGTGAATTACCCATCTCGGATTCGCTGTCGGTGTCGGCTTCGTTGAACCGGTCGCTCTTGTTTCATCCGCGGGTGGCTGAAGAAGCAAACAATTTGCTCGCGACCAGAGATGATGCGTTGACTGCACAGCTCGTCGCGGCCATAGAGCAAACTAATTCGGATTCCATCGAGCTGAGGGACCAGTACCCGCAGCCGACAGTCGCGGCCAATGGCGGATCCCCCAACGATGGTCCCCCGCTGCTCCAGGCCATACATTCCTGTCGGCCAAATGTTTTTCAGAGCCCGTATAACCCGCTAATTCACCAAATGTTTAGCAGCGCTGTAACATTGGGCACCGGTAATCAGCAGGCAGctacgcagcaacaacagcagcaacaacagaaattAA cagcaacatcacaaaCACAGTTCTACAATCTTCCCAATGAGAGTTACCAAAATGAACAGCAACAATCGTACACGCAACAACAGCTTTCGGTTGAGCAGCTTCAAACGCTGTTTCAAagtcagcaacaacaattacAACTGCAGCAATCGTCTCAGCAAGCGATTTCGCAGCAGGCTGTCGTCAATCGGCAGCTACTGCAAAGCAATGCGTCTTTTACACCGCTACAAATGCCTACGatacaacagcaaccgatgaCAatgatacagcagcagcagcatcaacaacaacaaaccattaaTATGCAAAATGTTCCGTACACCTTCAATCCTGCAGAAAATAatctacaacagcaacagctcttccagcagcagcagcaacagctaccaccacagcaacagaCCCAAGTAAACCAAAATGTGATCGTCTCTCATGCAGCTGCCACGAATCAGACGGTGCTGTCTGTGGATCCGTCACAATCACAGGGTGTGATACAGCAGAGCTCCTTTGCTTCCAGCGGTACGACGAtagcgtcagcagcaggaggccaAGCGTTGCACCCCGCAACCGTGTTACAGCAAAATCATATTAttacaccgcagcagcag AATTCGAATGTGATAAATCAAACAACCAATAATATACACAGTGCCTCgaatcagcagcaccaatatcaacagcagcagcaacaacatcagcaaccgCCTGCGAATTACCCActcatccagcaccagcaaatgcAATCTCAGTCCCAGCAATCTCATTTAAATAATGGCGGCTCCGTTACGTCAGTGGGTGCCACTGGGATGAACCATCAACCGTCAACTTATCAGCAACTTCCCGAAACGGCCCCGCGTAACAATGAGTatctacagcaacagcagcagagcaaaaaCTTGGACGCACGAGGGCGACCCTCGCCGGCTCAGGGAAGTACAGCACCAGAGACGGTTCCGCCGCAGCAAACGACCACCAATTCCTTCAAGGGTCCCCAGCAAGCCCGAACTCAGACTCTGTTAACACCCAATGAACCGCGTCCTCGAGGGGctggcggaggaggaggaggaggaggaggttccaGTCTTGTCGCCTCTGCTACACCCGCCATCAATACCCCGATCGATGTCAGCCAGGAGTTGATGAGAGCGGCCTGGATTGCTACTCAACAAGGAATGTCGCAGGCTCCAAAGCCCGTACCTTCGACAAGTGCTGTTGTCAATTCCGGTCCATCAACgactgccgccgctgccagtgccggtgcttCTGCAGTCAAAACGGAAGCGATCGATCCGAAAGTGTTGTCGCGATTCGTTCCGCTGAGTGAAGTAAACAGTGTGAAATTGCAGAACTTGAACGTTCGTGTCGATCAGCTAACCGAGAAGCAGCTGGAATTGTTGCAAACAAACCAGAAACAGTTTATTGCCGATGAACCGGAGCTGGCGGAAAAGATTGGTTTGGTGAAGCGATCGTACGATCAGATATTCAGCAGCATGAAGGAAGACCAGCAACGATCTGTGGCGAGCATGTGGGCTCTCAAGCGAAAGGCACAGGAACAGCGAGCCGAGGAAAACCCGGAGGATTATCTGAGCAAACCAAAGGTGCGGCGCGTCGAACGGCAGGCCGCCCCGGTAGTAAAGCGGATGCCAATCGAGCAACTAATGGCGAGCAACACGTACCAACGGTTCATGTCGGTGATGGGGAATATTTTCGATCATCTCGATGAAACGGAAACACCGACAGTGGAGGATGAGCAGTACGAGTGCATACCGACGGGGCTACTTAACACCATTAGCACGGAGGCTGCAAAGCTAAAGGCACGCCACGGAATCGATGCAATTCCCGAGAACCGCCTCTCACGGTTAATACGATACGCGATGCGTTCGGTTCATGCGGCACGCAACTTGAGCGGTTCCGAGTTGCAGGACGATCTCGTCGGTGATGAGTGCATTGAAAAGATATTGAACGCTGTCGAAGCAGCACTGCTGGTCTGCTGTCTGTACACGAGCAAAGGTACCAAGTTCCTCGAGGAGGACAACATCGATGCGATCATTAAGATGGTGCAGTTCCAGTTGAGGGAAACGCTCTTTCCTTCCTACGATCCCGTTTACTCGGTGGAAACGAAGATGAAAGGTGGGagcggaaagaagaagaaaaagatcaGCTACCAGCAAAAAGGCATTTCCGTTCTGTACACCAAGATCGTGGAGCTGACGAAGCAGCTCGTAACGATGTTTGAATCGTTTCACTTTGTCGACACGATCGTGATACACGCGTCCTCCCTGGGTGTGGAACCCTTTTTCGTCGACAACATCGAAACGTTGCAGTTCGTGTGCCTCGATCTGGTGACGACATTGtttcaaaacgaaaaataCGCCCATCATCGGCACAACATCGTGTCGGACATTCTGACGTCGTTCGATCGGTTACCCCACTCGAAACGGAACCTACGACCGTACAAGCTGGTTAACAATGGTGGCAACATCCAGATGATTACCGCCTTGGTTCTGCAACTCATACAATCTTCCGTCATACTGCCGGAATCGCTCGGACCGGAAGGTAGTGCAGGGGGCAAGCAGCGTGGTAGCAACAGTACACAGAACAATGCGGCCGCTGTTGAGCTGGCCCTGGGTGGTACCAAGAGCACTGACTTATTCATCTTTGGCAAGTACGACACGGCGATGAGCATTGGTGGTAACTTCCTGACGACTTTTCTCGACAAGTGCAAGAGTCGATCGAACGAGACGGACTTCCGACCGTTGTTCGAGAACTTTATCCACGATCTGCTCACCACGGTCAATAAACCGGAGTGGCCAGCCGCCGAACTGTTGCTCAGTTTGCTCGGTACAATGTTTGTGAAAAAGATGGGAGATAAGAATGTGGAGCAATCGATACGGGTCGTGTCGCTCGAGTATCTCGGTATCGTAGCAGCCCGGTTGCGCAAAGATACGGTCGAGTCGCGATGCAAGGTGAAGACAATGGACACCCTGATTCGCTACATCAAAATCGAGCAAGAGAAGGAGGGCGACGAACCGCTCAACAATAGTGACATCCAGctggacgaggaagaggagcggaCCGAATTTCTGCAAAAGATATTGCTCGATTTCCTGGCAGTGAACGCGCACGAGGGGAATGTAGTGTGGAACCACGCGCGACATTTTTACATCACGCAATGGTACCGGGATCTGAtgcagcgaaagaagaagattgTCGAAGGCGAGAAGGGGTACGCATCGCGGAAAAAGGGCAGCAGTAGTAcgaagaagcggaaaaagcACGCCACTAGCGATACGGACGATTCTGACGATGACTCCGATGGGGGTGAGGAACCGATCCGGGAAGGTATCGATCAGGAGCTGAACAGTGAAATCTTCCGCATGCTCGATACACGCAAGCAGTACTACCTGAGCCAAATCGCCTGCTTCCAGCGCGGAGGAGTTCGGACAGGGTCGGGTGGCAACTATGAAATCAAAACATACATCGACTACAGCAATGCGAACCTTATCGCTCAGTATTTAGCCAGCAAACGGTCGTTCTCGCAGAGCTACGACAAGTATTTGCAGAAGATCATTCTTGTTGTCCGCGAACCGGTGGTCGCGATACGGACGAGAGCGATGAAGTGTCTAGCGAGCATCGTGGAAGTGGACCAGATGGTGCTGGCCCGGAAAGATATGCAGATGGGTGTTCAACAGAAGCTGCTCGATACCGCGATCTCGGTGCGCGAAGCGGCAGTCGATCTCGTCGGCAAGTATATTCTCTCCGATCCGGACCTGATCGATCAGTATTACGAAATGATATCGCAACGAATATTG GATACGGGTGTTTCGGTGCGCAAACGGGTGATTAAAATATTGCGCGACATTTGCATCGAGTATCCGGCACAGGAGAAGATACCGGATATCTGTGTAAAGATGATACGACGTGTGAACGACGAGGAAGGCATCCAGAAGCTGGTAATGGAAGTCTTTATGACGATGTGGTTTACACCGTGCAATGATAATGATAAG GCTGCAATGGATAGGAAAATTACTCAAATCATCGATGTGGTGTGCTCGTCGCATGAAACGGGAACGCAAGGATTCGATGCTCTGTTGAAAACG ATATTCGAaccaaaagaaagcaaagaggATTCGAAATTGAAGAAGGAAATTCCGAAAACATTGATCAAAGCATGTCAACAGATCGTGGATGGGCTGGTTGATGCTACAATGCGTCTGGAAGGTGCTGAGAGTCAGCGGCTGGTAGGCTGCATTACGGCACTACATCTGttcgccaaaattcaaccgcAGCTGCTCGTAAACCATGCTATTACGCTGGAACCGTACTTGAACACCCGGTGTCAGAATGCCATCACGACAAAGTTCGTCAGCTCGATTGCGGAAATTCTGGAACAG GTTGTCCCATTAATGGACCATCCAAGCGAAGTGTTTCTTGCCGACCTGGAATCACacttaatgatgatgatcgtatcCCAGAGCCGTACAATTGTACTTAGTTGCGTCTCCTGTCTAGCGACGGTGGTAAACAAAATAACGAAAAATTATAAACTGATACGCGATTGTTTCTACAA ACTATACTATCAGGGTTTGGTGTGCATCAAAGATAAGCTGCGAGCTGATCCGTCGATACCGATTGAACAGGTTTACCGTCCGCAGTTTCGGCGAAGTATTTTTACTGTAGGGCTTATCATGCGATACTTTGACTTCCGGCTACCGGAAGTGTACGGTGCACCGCGAAGTGGCGACGACTCTGTCACACCAA AATCATCACTACCGGCCAACATATGCGAAGATGTTTTTGCGACGCTggcattttttctctcttgtgcGCATCGAGAGGTTTGCAGGGAAGCACTCACCTCTATGGGTAatttttgtgtgaaaaacTACGAGTATCTCACGAAGGTCGAGCTACGGGACTACTACAACTATCTGCTTACGCACGATACCGTGCTGACTGATATGAAAATTGCGGTGCTGAAGAACATTCTGATGTATctgacggaggaggagaataAGATGGTGCGGAACGATAAAGAGT GGTCGAAGCAATCACAAACGGAAGACCTGAAGGAGATGGGTGATGTGTCGTCTGGTATGGCGAGTCGTGTGATACAAATCTACCTGAAGGAGATTCTGCGAAGTTTTCTGCATCGTGAATGTGGCGTACGCATGTGGGCGATGCGGGTCATCGAGATAGTCCTGCGCCAAGGTTTGGTCCATCCAGTACAAATAGTTCCTTATCTAATATGCTTAAGTACGGATCCGGAAAAGGAG GCGGCACACAGTGCCGATCGTCACTTGCAGGAGATTGATAAGCAGTATCCGGGTTTTGTAAATATGAAATCACACGCAGGCATGCAGTTATCATACGAGCTGCAAGAGCTCTTGCAGCGTGACGACGCAAACCCGGGCTCGTCGTTGGTGCGTGGTTTCCGCGTAAAGGATCCCCAAGAACCCCCGGCTGCAATGAACGGTTTCCTATATACGTTGCTGCGTGGCACTAAACCTCAACGACGGGCATTGATACAGTCCATCACGAAGCAGTTCGACGACGGCAAAACAAGTCTCAAGCAGATGCTGTATCTGGCGGACAATCTTGCATACTTTCCCTACGCGGTACACGATGAACCGCTCTACATCATCCATCACGTGGACGTTCTAATCTCCGTTACCGGTACGAACCTGCTGGCAGCGTTCCGGGAGGGATTGAAGCCATTACCAGGAACGGAGACTAGCAACGAACAAC CAAATCCTctcgaagacgatgatgacgacgatcaagAAGCAATACTACAGCGTCTTCCGGAAGATACCGCTGAGCTGGAGACTTGCATTCGGTCAGCCCAaggctgcatgctgctgctgatacttaAGCAACATCTTAAAGATATTTACGGCATCACGGACAG cAAAATCTCCACATATTCCCCATCCGATGGTGGAAAACTCAACGACAAGGCCATGCAACGAAGGTCTAACTCATTATTTGATCCAAAGGCTACGATCGCCCTGTTAAAAGAGAATCGTCCAGCAGGTGCAGCCCAGACTGAACAGGATCGGATAGAGTTGGTTCAACGGTATTTGGAC TTTAAGCAACTGATGCTGAAGTTGGATCCAGACGATCCGGATCTACTGGAAGAAGAGGATAAACCTAATTCTGCATCTGGAACACCTGTGAAACAGAATCCTGCAACCACATCGAACGCGCTTGGTGGTACTACTGCCGGTTACAACAGCAATATACAGCACAACCATAGTGCGGTTAATGCCATTAGCAATAATGTGCATGTGAATAACAACGCGCCGTTGGCCAACAGTGCGCACGACGCTGCAGCACCGATGCAACAGAAT GATTACACAAACCGATCAACAGGTAACGTCGTCGTCCCACCGAAGACGGTGAAATCGTCGACAAAAGCCCAATCCACACCCAGTGCACGGAAACACGGGTCCTCCGGTGTGGGGTCTCGACGGACAGTGCGAAAGAAAAAGCGTAAACTGTCAAGCTCCGAAGAGGAGGACAGTGACGGTAGCGGGGAGGATAACGACTAA